In the Malus domestica chromosome 16, GDT2T_hap1 genome, one interval contains:
- the LOC103403739 gene encoding glyoxysomal fatty acid beta-oxidation multifunctional protein MFP-a-like isoform X1: MGSSGKGRTVLEVGADGVALITIINPPVNSLSVDVLYSLKDSYEEALRRNDVKAIVITGAKGKFSGGFDISAFGGHQGGQKQEQKPGFISVEVITDIFEGARKPSVAAIDGLALGGGLEVAMACHARISTPTAQLGLPELQLGLIPGFGGTQRLPRLVGISKALEMMLTSKPVKGEEAHDLGLVDAIVSPDQLVSTARKWVLDILERRRPWVASLHKTDKLEPLGEAREILKFARAQVRKQAPNLKHPLVCIDVVEEGIASGGRSGLWKEAESFQGLLQSDTCKSLVHVFFAQRGTSKVPGVTDRGLMPRRVTKVAVIGGGLMGSGIATALILSGYPVILKEVNDKFLQAGIGRVRANLQSRVKKGKMTQEKFEKTVSLLKGVLDYENFRDVDMVIEAVIEKVSLKQQIFADLEKYCPQHCILASNTSTIDLNLIGEKTKSHDRIIGAHFFSPAHVMPLLEIVRTNQTSPQAIVDLLEVGKRIKKTPVVVGNCTGFAVNRVFFPYTQAALLLVERGADVYQIDRVISKFGMPMGPFRLVDLVGFGVAIATGTQFVVNFPERTYKSMLIPLMQEDGRAGETTRKGFYTYDDRRKATPDTQLKGYIEKSRSISGVSIDPKLLKLSEQDIVEMIFFPVVNEACRVLAEGIAVKAADLDIAAIMGMGFPPYRGGLLFWADLLGSKYIYTRLEEWSNTYGEFFKPCAYLAERAANGAPLSSQSNQAKSRL; encoded by the exons TGTTGTACAGCTTGAAAGACAGTTATGAGGAGGCCTTGAGAAGAAACGATGTGAAGGCAATTGTTATAACAG GTGCTAAAGGAAAATTTTCGGGTGGTTTCGATATTTCTGCTTTCGGTGGACACCAAGGGGGGCAGAAGC AGGAGCAGAAGCCCGGTTTTATATCCGTGGAGGTAATCACTGATATTTTTGAAG GTGCAAGGAAACCTTCAGTTGCCGCCATTGATGGCCTTGCACTGGGGGGAGGTTTGGAGGTGGCAATG GCATGTCATGCCCGAATATCGACTCCTACTGCACAATTAGGATTGCCCGAGCTGCAGCTTGGACTCATTCCTGGTTTTGGAG GAACGCAACGGCTTCCACGTCTTGTTGGAATCTCAAAGGCACTTGAGATGATGCTG ACATCAAAACCAGTTAAAGGGGAAGAGGCTCATGATTTAGGCCTTGTAGATGCTATTGTTTCACCTGATCAGTTGGTAAGCACTGCACgtaagtgggtgttggatatCTTGGAGCGTAGAAGACCTTGGGTTGCTAGTCTTCACAAAACCGACAAGTTAGAGCCCCTTGGAGAAGCTAGGGAAATACTTAAATTTGCAAGAGCTCAAGTCCGGAAGCAGGCTCCCAATCTCAAACACCCATTGGTTTGCATTGATGTTGTTGAGGAGGGTATAGCTTCAGGGGGTCGGTCTGGACTTTGGAAG GAGGCTGAATCATTTCAAGGACTTCTGCAGTCAGACACTTGCAAGAGCTTGGTCCATGTCTTCTTTGCTCAACGTGGAACATCAAAG GTACCTGGGGTTACTGATCGTGGTTTGATGCCTAGACGAGTGACTAAGGTTGCTGTCATTGGTGGAGGGTTAATGGGGTCTGGAATAGCTACCGCATTGATTCTTAGTGGTTATCCAGTGATCCTGAAAGAAGTCAACGATAAGTTCTTGCAGGCTGGGATTGGTAGAGTCAGAG CCAATCTGCAGAGCCGCGTCAAGAAAGGGAAAATGACTCAAGAAAAGTTTGAGAAGACCGTCTCTCTTCTTAAGGGTGTCCTGGATTATGAAAACTTTAGAGATGTAGATATGGTCATAGAG GCCGTTATTGAGAAGGTTTCTCTAAAGCAGCAGATTTTTGCTGATCTTGAAAAATATTGCCCACAACACTGCATACTTGCAAGTAATACTTCCACAATCGACTTGAACCTCATTGGAGAGAAGACCAAGTCTCATGATCGGATTATTGGTGCCCATTTCTTTAG CCCGGCACATGTCATGCCACTTCTGGAAATTGTTCGTACTAATCAGACATCTCCCCAAGCTATTGTTGATTTGCTAGAAGTTGGGAAGAGAATAAAGAAAACACCAGTTGTTGTTGGGAATTGCACAGGATTTGCTGTGAACAGAGTGTTCTTTCCTTATACGCAAGCTGCTCTCTTGCTTGTTGAACGAGGTGCTGATGTTTATCAGATTGATAGGGTAATCTCCAAATTCGGAATGCCTATGGGCCCATTCAG ATTGGTTGATCTGGTTGGGTTTGGCGTGGCAATTGCAACCGGCACGCAATTTGTtgtgaactttcctgagcggaCGTATAAATCAATGCTCATCCCTTTGATGCAGGAGGATGGGAGGGCAG GTGAAACTACTCGAAAAGGGTTCTATACTTATGATGATAGGCGCAAAGCTACCCCAGATACTCAATTGAAAGGATATATTGAAAAGTCAAGAAGCATTTCGGGTGTTTCCATAGATCctaag CTACTGAAGTTATCAGAACAGGACATAGTGGAGATGATATTTTTCCCTGTTGTAAATGAGGCATGCCGGGTGCTTGCTGAAGGCATAGCTGTAAAAGCTGCCGACCTTGACATTGCTGCAATCATGGGAATGGGTTTCCCACCATACAG GGGAGGTCTCTTGTTCTGGGCTGAtttacttggatccaagtacATATATACAAGATTGGAGGAATGGTCAAATACTTATGGTGAATTTTTCAAGCCTTGCGCCTATTTGGCTGAAAGAGCTGCAAACGGGGCTCCTCTG AGTTCTCAGTCGAACCAAGCAAAATCACGGTTATAG
- the LOC103403739 gene encoding glyoxysomal fatty acid beta-oxidation multifunctional protein MFP-a-like isoform X2, with translation MGSSGKGRTVLEVGADGVALITIINPPVNSLSVDVLYSLKDSYEEALRRNDVKAIVITGAKGKFSGGFDISAFGGHQEEQKPGFISVEVITDIFEGARKPSVAAIDGLALGGGLEVAMACHARISTPTAQLGLPELQLGLIPGFGGTQRLPRLVGISKALEMMLTSKPVKGEEAHDLGLVDAIVSPDQLVSTARKWVLDILERRRPWVASLHKTDKLEPLGEAREILKFARAQVRKQAPNLKHPLVCIDVVEEGIASGGRSGLWKEAESFQGLLQSDTCKSLVHVFFAQRGTSKVPGVTDRGLMPRRVTKVAVIGGGLMGSGIATALILSGYPVILKEVNDKFLQAGIGRVRANLQSRVKKGKMTQEKFEKTVSLLKGVLDYENFRDVDMVIEAVIEKVSLKQQIFADLEKYCPQHCILASNTSTIDLNLIGEKTKSHDRIIGAHFFSPAHVMPLLEIVRTNQTSPQAIVDLLEVGKRIKKTPVVVGNCTGFAVNRVFFPYTQAALLLVERGADVYQIDRVISKFGMPMGPFRLVDLVGFGVAIATGTQFVVNFPERTYKSMLIPLMQEDGRAGETTRKGFYTYDDRRKATPDTQLKGYIEKSRSISGVSIDPKLLKLSEQDIVEMIFFPVVNEACRVLAEGIAVKAADLDIAAIMGMGFPPYRGGLLFWADLLGSKYIYTRLEEWSNTYGEFFKPCAYLAERAANGAPLSSQSNQAKSRL, from the exons TGTTGTACAGCTTGAAAGACAGTTATGAGGAGGCCTTGAGAAGAAACGATGTGAAGGCAATTGTTATAACAG GTGCTAAAGGAAAATTTTCGGGTGGTTTCGATATTTCTGCTTTCGGTGGACACCA AGAGGAGCAGAAGCCCGGTTTTATATCCGTGGAGGTAATCACTGATATTTTTGAAG GTGCAAGGAAACCTTCAGTTGCCGCCATTGATGGCCTTGCACTGGGGGGAGGTTTGGAGGTGGCAATG GCATGTCATGCCCGAATATCGACTCCTACTGCACAATTAGGATTGCCCGAGCTGCAGCTTGGACTCATTCCTGGTTTTGGAG GAACGCAACGGCTTCCACGTCTTGTTGGAATCTCAAAGGCACTTGAGATGATGCTG ACATCAAAACCAGTTAAAGGGGAAGAGGCTCATGATTTAGGCCTTGTAGATGCTATTGTTTCACCTGATCAGTTGGTAAGCACTGCACgtaagtgggtgttggatatCTTGGAGCGTAGAAGACCTTGGGTTGCTAGTCTTCACAAAACCGACAAGTTAGAGCCCCTTGGAGAAGCTAGGGAAATACTTAAATTTGCAAGAGCTCAAGTCCGGAAGCAGGCTCCCAATCTCAAACACCCATTGGTTTGCATTGATGTTGTTGAGGAGGGTATAGCTTCAGGGGGTCGGTCTGGACTTTGGAAG GAGGCTGAATCATTTCAAGGACTTCTGCAGTCAGACACTTGCAAGAGCTTGGTCCATGTCTTCTTTGCTCAACGTGGAACATCAAAG GTACCTGGGGTTACTGATCGTGGTTTGATGCCTAGACGAGTGACTAAGGTTGCTGTCATTGGTGGAGGGTTAATGGGGTCTGGAATAGCTACCGCATTGATTCTTAGTGGTTATCCAGTGATCCTGAAAGAAGTCAACGATAAGTTCTTGCAGGCTGGGATTGGTAGAGTCAGAG CCAATCTGCAGAGCCGCGTCAAGAAAGGGAAAATGACTCAAGAAAAGTTTGAGAAGACCGTCTCTCTTCTTAAGGGTGTCCTGGATTATGAAAACTTTAGAGATGTAGATATGGTCATAGAG GCCGTTATTGAGAAGGTTTCTCTAAAGCAGCAGATTTTTGCTGATCTTGAAAAATATTGCCCACAACACTGCATACTTGCAAGTAATACTTCCACAATCGACTTGAACCTCATTGGAGAGAAGACCAAGTCTCATGATCGGATTATTGGTGCCCATTTCTTTAG CCCGGCACATGTCATGCCACTTCTGGAAATTGTTCGTACTAATCAGACATCTCCCCAAGCTATTGTTGATTTGCTAGAAGTTGGGAAGAGAATAAAGAAAACACCAGTTGTTGTTGGGAATTGCACAGGATTTGCTGTGAACAGAGTGTTCTTTCCTTATACGCAAGCTGCTCTCTTGCTTGTTGAACGAGGTGCTGATGTTTATCAGATTGATAGGGTAATCTCCAAATTCGGAATGCCTATGGGCCCATTCAG ATTGGTTGATCTGGTTGGGTTTGGCGTGGCAATTGCAACCGGCACGCAATTTGTtgtgaactttcctgagcggaCGTATAAATCAATGCTCATCCCTTTGATGCAGGAGGATGGGAGGGCAG GTGAAACTACTCGAAAAGGGTTCTATACTTATGATGATAGGCGCAAAGCTACCCCAGATACTCAATTGAAAGGATATATTGAAAAGTCAAGAAGCATTTCGGGTGTTTCCATAGATCctaag CTACTGAAGTTATCAGAACAGGACATAGTGGAGATGATATTTTTCCCTGTTGTAAATGAGGCATGCCGGGTGCTTGCTGAAGGCATAGCTGTAAAAGCTGCCGACCTTGACATTGCTGCAATCATGGGAATGGGTTTCCCACCATACAG GGGAGGTCTCTTGTTCTGGGCTGAtttacttggatccaagtacATATATACAAGATTGGAGGAATGGTCAAATACTTATGGTGAATTTTTCAAGCCTTGCGCCTATTTGGCTGAAAGAGCTGCAAACGGGGCTCCTCTG AGTTCTCAGTCGAACCAAGCAAAATCACGGTTATAG